A stretch of DNA from Juglans microcarpa x Juglans regia isolate MS1-56 chromosome 5D, Jm3101_v1.0, whole genome shotgun sequence:
TCCTGCAAACTGCATcaaccatgaaaaaaaaatcaatatttcaacAGAAACCCACCCTTTGTGAACTCGtgctttttttttcatgtctttGTCTTCTTCGTGACCAAACCAACATATGAAAGTAAAAGACACCAGTTTGTTAAAATAAGCAAAAATTGTTATTGGTAATGGAAAAACCTGATGAATTCTGAACGCAAATCGCACTCCTTGAAGGAGCATATAGTCCATTGCAGGATCCTTTTCTAGAGCTGCCTTTGACTGAAGTTCCATAGCTACCctctttatgtatttatttgcCAACTTGACAGAGCCAAATTTTATCTGCAACATCCAGTGCTACAATTAATTGCCAAGTCAAGTCACTCAAGGTATTCTATAAGATGCAATGTCCAGGACTCATAAAAGTGCAAATTGTATTTTGCTTAGTGCGAAACAATGACACTATGGGGCTCAACATAAATGGAACCCATGTTTAACGATATACAAGACTGAAATTTAAACAAGAAAGACTTGATTGcattcaaaatcaacctcaactcatcttatctaatcattataactttctcaaattcccacacaaaatataataaacaattcaactttttcaaatcccaaaacaactttcccaaattcacacataaaatataataaataattcaacttttattttactattctcaacccatctctactcatctctgaatccaaaccactcctgaATAGTTCATATTTATCATGTCACTTTCTTTCATCATAAATAACCATTATTCTGAAATCCGTATATAGGCCAAGTTTCTTTTGTGTCAAGATTCAAGAATAGGTTAACAAGTTTAGATATCTCAAACTAAGGAATTTGATGGCTATGTAGTTTTGAATCGtaaaaaagttttctttttgaagAGTACTGATATTTTgtcataaaatcatataaaaaaaggtttgtgagaatgaaaatgaatgCTATTATGTACCTTGCTTATGATACCATTATCAAGTATCCAATCTGTGGGAATGTGAAATTCTTTGCAATTACGCATCAATGAATCCCTCGTTCGATGGAGGTTATAAACAATACGCTCCATCCTGACAGTGGAAATTGTTACTAAATTTTCTTGTAAAACATATTGGATTCctaagaaaacaaatatttcatgaaaatcaataCAAATGCAGAGCAACAAAACTCCCGGGTTCTTACTTCTCTGACAATGAAACCATTTTCTTTAGTGCAATGTCACATGGCAATCGAGGATCATCTTTGTAACAAGACACCTCAGACTCCAATTTCTTAAGATCTCGATATGCAAATGCTGCTTCTCGCAATGTGTCAGCTTTCTTCTCTGGCCAATCAAAGTGCTTGAGGACTGCCCTTTCATCCACCTTAAAGAAGGAAGCAAACAAAACAATCCACTACAGTTATCTTATGCTTACAACTAAAAAACAACACGAAACAATCCACGTAACTATCATCTTCTGCTGTGACTAACAAGAATCTTTAATTGATGCCAAGAAAATCTTGGTTTGGGTAATGAGAATACAGataagtgttgagaatgtttgtgaatagtagtaaaaaagtaatgaaaaaataataataaaatattaaatagtagtaaaaagtaggtaaaaagtactgaatagtagaaaagtaataataaaataaagaatagtagtgagagtatttGAGAGCCAAAACTTCAACTAAACCGAGCAGAATGCCAACTAACAGGTGGATCGGCTACAATGGCTCTTTTAAATATAGAATGCATGTATAAAGATGTAATGAAAATTTTACACTGGCTGTCAACCTACTGCAACCCCCCTTTTATTCTGGCTTGAGACAggttatttaaaacatatatgaAACCAAAAGCATGAGAAAATTATATAGGTTATTTCTTGTAAGCcattaaaatatttgtgttgcattaaattattatctTTGTCGTCGAATTCACATTTATAACTTccacacataaaatatatgtgaagAGAAATGGCCAAAGAAATTGAAGTTCTTTACAATATTTGGAAAAATGAATTGTGAAATTAAAATGGCAATTCTCGAAGTGACAGCGATCTACTCACAAGAAAGCAAAGTTCATCATCAAGCCACTTCACGAATGCCACAACATCTTCAATGTCCTGGTAAACTGCACTATTCACCTCTCTTATCAATGAATTTACAAATTCTCCTTGAGTCTCAACGTCTGCCTTAATCTGTATAAGGTACAATAAATGCACTTTATTAAGGAAGAGTCTAAAGCACAACatgtaaaaaacatacagaGCCTAAAACTATGAAACTGTACATTTCATTAAACTTAAAACTGATAAGCAAGAAGCAGTAAGACTTCCGTTCTCAGATTAGCAACTTAAATCATCCTATAAGACGCATTTTTATTACTTCTCTCTTTGATTCAGAAGTTTAAAAAGGCATCTACCTGGGAACATAAATTTGGAGGCATTATATACGTTATCAAATCAAAATCCTTCATCGTTCATATAACTAAATCTTTTACCTGAataagaaaggagaaaaaacttACAGCAAGCAAATGTGACGATCGGTTCTCAATTTCCCCAATCATGCTGCTACGAACATTTGCAACATCTGGGGCATCACACATTCCACCATTTGAAGAATCCTTTCTAGAATCTCTCTTCATGAGTGAATGGTAAAACTCAACTACTTGTGGGGCTCGCTTGACCATTCCTGCAGTACTTCTCACAGAAAACTTGGGAAGTGGTGGgggaggtggaggtggtggcggtggCAGTGGAATTTGAGCAGAACCCTCATCCGTAGGTCCACTAGAAATGGAACATGAAGGCCTTGGAGGGGGATTTGGAATACGCAAGGCCCTTTTCTCAACATCTAGAGAAGCTGAAATTTTATTGCCTTCATGGCAATTGCCAAAAACTTGTGGTCTATAAGCTATACCTAAATCATATTTTTGAGAAACTAATGGCTCTACTTCTTTTTCCATGTCTTTTGTACATGTAAAACAATCAGATTGTCTTCTCCTACTTGATGCCAGCTCTTCGGGACAGCATTTGGCTCCACTTATGGAGTGCCTTCTCCTGGGACTACTCATTTCCTCCAAATCTACCCAATTTTCATCCAAAACTTTATCTGGGCATTCTAAAGTTGGCATATCTTCTTCAGTAATAGGCCATTTCTTTAACTTCTTTATCAGGTTTAATCTCTTTGCACTCGTACATTCTAAGTACTCATGGCTTTGGGAAGACAATGATCCGACAAGTTCACCACTCCTCTCAATTGAATGGGGACTGGATGACTTATCAGAGTTTGCTGTTGAGCATGAATTGCGCAACTCATTCCTTAAGCATGAATTCACCCATCTCAAGTAGGCAAGCTCCTCAACCTCATTCAATCTGCTCATCTGAAGTCCTTCAACTTGTTTGCACAGATCTTCATTTGTGTGTCTTAGCAAAGATGCTTCCGCTTTAATTTTTGCAACAATGTCACTCTGTCAGTCAACAAGACATCATACTGTTAGGAAATAAGTTGACCCAGTTTAATGAATTTAAAGCCTAAACTTTGGGAGGAAAACGAATTGAAGCACAGGTAGTCTGAAATCGAGGAAGAACCCCATGATTGTTGCCAACAAAACTGAGGAAGAACAGCTTTACATAACATTTCTGTACTCGTTGTcgataaattatgaaaaatgaacCACTCGTCTAAGATTTCGAATCCTTTTAGTGCAACTTATCTATGCCTCCTAGTTTCTCTGGGTATAATGCTGTTTATACTTCTTGGGCCGTTAATTCTAACGAAGATAATTACCATAACTAAATCAAATAATATGATTAGGATATATCTTTCCTTGTTTGGATccctaatataaaataaaggaaatcaTCACAGCTGAAGCTCCCTATGTAACATTTTCCCAGTAACCAAACAGACAAAGCATTAGGCCACCAAATGTTTCCATTACAAAGAATAGTTGCAGATAATACCTCAGAAACCTTAGCAAGAGAAGCCGATTGAGACTCCAAAGAAGCAAGCCTGCAAGCAAGGTTCCTCTTTTCAAGCTGCAGCTCCTTGTTCAGGCGCCTCAACTCCACAACCTCCATTTCAAGACTCTCTGACGACAATGCTATCGAATTCTCATTGTCCTCTCCTCGAGACACCTGCTCATGCCTTTCCGAAATCAAAGTTAATGATGAAATCTGCTCAGAAAGGCTCGCCTTTTCTGCTTGTAACAACTCAACTTTCCGAACTAGATCATCGACTTCATTCTTCTTCACTTCTAGTTCCCTTTCAAGTTCCAAAATTTTTGGGTTTCTCTTACATTCTGACAGTTCAGCTTGTAGCTTGAATTCCCTTTCCTTTGATTCTTTCAGCAGGCTTCTCAGATGATCTAGTTCGACAAACAAATCGCGGGAAGATTGTCTCCGATGCGTTTGGTACCCTTGCGGGTGGATTTGAGCGGCAGTCACCGAGCACGACAAATCCCCGATTAGCGACCGCTTGACGCGTGCATGGGATGGCACAAACGCGTTCTTCTGATTGACGGCGTCGGAGTTGGTAAGCGGATGTTTCTTGGTTTGAACCGTCGCCTGCTGCGCCTTGGGTTTCTTGTCCGCTGAGAAGCCCTTTACTATTTGGGATCCCCACGAAGAAGCGGACCGGAGCCTTGAAGGGTGGCTGTTTCCTTTGGTATTCGGAGGCTTTGGAATCTGATTTTGATCGGCGAACTTCGACACTTTCGTCCGGTTCTCTGATGGGTGTTCTTCTCTCATTGTTTACGAGACGCTAATACAAACAAATAAGCAAACCTCCACAAATGCTATACGTACGATATTCACTGTAGTATGAGGCTTTTAAAGAGCCAAAAATCAAGGATTTTGCTTTTTAAAAACCCCCAGCAACCAAATTTCAGGCAGGGAAGAGCCCAGAAAGAATTTGAAGCTAGCTGGAGCTACGAAGACCAAATTTGAAGCAATTTCTCACTACAAAGAAAACCCAGAAAATAATGAGGAGCACTTTCGTTTTGCTTTAACTCTTCAAAAATATGAGCTGAGAAGAAAAATAGGGGAAGGATTTGAACTGTGCAGTGGAGCTGATGATTAGCGTTTTGAAACAGAAGCGTAATGTAAGCTCCAATTCCAAGATCATATACTTGTGAGGAAAAAAATGGCAGCTTTTAGCTTTATT
This window harbors:
- the LOC121266515 gene encoding protein CHUP1, chloroplastic-like produces the protein MREEHPSENRTKVSKFADQNQIPKPPNTKGNSHPSRLRSASSWGSQIVKGFSADKKPKAQQATVQTKKHPLTNSDAVNQKNAFVPSHARVKRSLIGDLSCSVTAAQIHPQGYQTHRRQSSRDLFVELDHLRSLLKESKEREFKLQAELSECKRNPKILELERELEVKKNEVDDLVRKVELLQAEKASLSEQISSLTLISERHEQVSRGEDNENSIALSSESLEMEVVELRRLNKELQLEKRNLACRLASLESQSASLAKVSESDIVAKIKAEASLLRHTNEDLCKQVEGLQMSRLNEVEELAYLRWVNSCLRNELRNSCSTANSDKSSSPHSIERSGELVGSLSSQSHEYLECTSAKRLNLIKKLKKWPITEEDMPTLECPDKVLDENWVDLEEMSSPRRRHSISGAKCCPEELASSRRRQSDCFTCTKDMEKEVEPLVSQKYDLGIAYRPQVFGNCHEGNKISASLDVEKRALRIPNPPPRPSCSISSGPTDEGSAQIPLPPPPPPPPPPLPKFSVRSTAGMVKRAPQVVEFYHSLMKRDSRKDSSNGGMCDAPDVANVRSSMIGEIENRSSHLLAIKADVETQGEFVNSLIREVNSAVYQDIEDVVAFVKWLDDELCFLVDERAVLKHFDWPEKKADTLREAAFAYRDLKKLESEVSCYKDDPRLPCDIALKKMVSLSEKMERIVYNLHRTRDSLMRNCKEFHIPTDWILDNGIISKIKFGSVKLANKYIKRVAMELQSKAALEKDPAMDYMLLQGVRFAFRIHQFAGGFDAETMHAFEELRNLAHLLNKK